AAACTTCCAAAACTTTGCGGTCAAACTCGGGCAACTCGTCCAAAAATAAAACGCCGTGATGTGCCAATGAAATCTCGCCCGGACGCGGATCAGAACCGCCGCCGACCATGGCTGCCGAACTGGCACTATGGTGCGGGCTGCGGAAAGGACGGTGGCTGTCGAGTTGTTGCTGATGATTGGGCAGAAGCGAACGCAACGCCCATACTTCGACCAATTCGTCTTCGGTCAAAGGCGGCAGAATGCCGGGCAGCCGTTGGGAAAGCATGGACTTGCCCGTTCCCGGCGGGCCCATCATCAAAAGGCTGTGTCCGCCCGCAGCGGCGATTTCCAACGCAAGGCGGGCAGTGTGTTGACCTTTGACATCGATGAGGTCGGGCAGTTTGGCGTTTTCAGACGACCTCTGCGGAACTTGGCAGTCGGTTTGCGCCAAGGGTTCGATGCCGTTCAAATGGGCGGCGACCTCACCTAACGAACGCGCGCCGTAAACGGTAATGCCGCGCATCACGGCGGCTTGTTCTGCGTTTTCCTGCGGTAAGACGAAAGAACGTCCCGCCTGCATACCCTGCCACGCCATCGCCAACGCGCCGCGTACGGGGCGCAACATGCCGGAAAGCGCCAATTCGCCGGCAAACTCGTATTGCGCGAGCTTTTCGGGCGCGATTTGTCCGGATGCGGCGAGGATGCCCAGCGCAATCGGCAGGTCGAAACGTCCCGATTCTTTGGGCAGGTCGGCGGGGGCGAGGTTGACGGTGATTTTTTTGGCAGGGAAGTCGAAACCGCTTTGGATGATGGCGGCGCGCACGCGGTCGCGGCTTTCTTTGACTTCGGTGTCGGGCAATCCGACGATATTGAAATGAGGCAGGCCGTTGGCAAGGTGGGCTTCCACTTCGACCAACGGCGCATTCATGCCGCTCAAGGCGCGGCTGTAAACCAAGGCAAGCGACATGTTTCAGACGACCTTATTCGTCGGCTTCGGTTTGCTGTTTGATTTCGGCGACGGCTTCTTCGGCTGCGGCTTCGGCAGCTTCCAATGCAGTCTGCTCAGGCTCTTGCGCGGCTTCGAGTTTTGCCAGACGCTCTTCCAGCTCGACCAGTTTGGTGCGGGTTTTAATCAAAACCTGCTGCTGGATGTCGAATTCTTCGCGCGTAACCAAATCCATACGGTTGAACGCGCTGCCGAGCATGGCTTTGACGTTTTTCTCCATGTCTTTGGCGGGGCTGTTGGCGATGGTTTCGCTGATTTTTGCGCTGACTTCTTCAAAGAGTTGTTTGCCGAACATAATCCGTATCCTTTATATCAGAATATATAAAATCCAAGCGTATTGTATAAGGAAAAAGGTCGTCTGAAAACGGGCATTCTGCTGCCGCGCCTTTTCCCTTCCAAACATCGCTCGCGTGTAGCAAATGCCCGCAAAATCGTTCAATCTTGTGGGCATTTTTGAAACGGCTTTGGCCGTCTGTTTCGATATTCGGCGTATTTTAACGCTCGACGCGGGCATCAAAAATCGGCAGCCACCACGCACCGCCGGTAAAGCCTTTGCACGAGCCGGTAGTGTGTTCCTCGCTGCGGACGAAGCTCTTGCCGTCCCACACCGCCGTATTGCTTGTCCAACAGTCGCCTATGCCGCGGCCTTTGAAGCTACCGCTGAGGGTGGCTGTTTTCTCGTCGAATCCGCCGTGCCCTCCGTATACCATCGGCGGCAGCACTTGTTCGATTTTGGTCAACTCTTTATCGGCAATGGCATAGTAGCCGCTGGTTTGATAAGCACCGCCGACACAGATAGCCGAAATCAACACCTGACGTTCGTTGAGCGGATGGACATACAGGCTGCGGTTCCAACCCATTTGCTCTTTATTATGCAGGGCGTAACAGTAATTATCGTCGCCTTCGGAAACGCGGTTGCTGTTGCGCAGCAGCTTCATGACGGCGCTGTGGCGCGGTGTGTCTTGTTCCAGTATATCGCCTGCTGTTTTCGGTACGGCAACGGCGCGGATGACGGGTTTGGGCTGCGGGCTGAGGACTGCCTGACTGCTGTTGCCTTTGCGTATCAGCGCGGAAGGCGTGTTCAGACGACCTTGGAATTCGTCCGCTTTCAACATTGCCGCCGCCGCGCCTTTGTCGGACAAGTGCCATTCATATTTTCCCGCGCGGATGCTGATTTTACTTTCTTTTTTCAATGCT
Above is a window of Neisseria mucosa DNA encoding:
- a CDS encoding ATP-dependent protease, translating into MSLALVYSRALSGMNAPLVEVEAHLANGLPHFNIVGLPDTEVKESRDRVRAAIIQSGFDFPAKKITVNLAPADLPKESGRFDLPIALGILAASGQIAPEKLAQYEFAGELALSGMLRPVRGALAMAWQGMQAGRSFVLPQENAEQAAVMRGITVYGARSLGEVAAHLNGIEPLAQTDCQVPQRSSENAKLPDLIDVKGQHTARLALEIAAAGGHSLLMMGPPGTGKSMLSQRLPGILPPLTEDELVEVWALRSLLPNHQQQLDSHRPFRSPHHSASSAAMVGGGSDPRPGEISLAHHGVLFLDELPEFDRKVLEVLREPLENGEIHISRAARQAVYPAKFQLVAAMNPCPCGYLGHPVKPCRCTPESVARYRSKISGPLLDRIDLTIEVPSLSAAELMQQEAGESSAVVLARVIAARDKQYARQGKVNAALSVSELDTSARIQKEAQEALGSLLEKLSLSARSFHRIMRVARTLADLAGDEEVGRSHVLKAVSFRRAL
- a CDS encoding DUF1176 domain-containing protein: MKKWLLAVLPATALAAPPQGFYQNYQDWDIACDNTGTCRLAGYQADETETPVSILFTRKAGANAAVVGEVSLLPFNDDDRQLARVAARSELMLNGKSLGKLALNKKGTGKLSSAQTNALLEALKKESKISIRAGKYEWHLSDKGAAAAMLKADEFQGRLNTPSALIRKGNSSQAVLSPQPKPVIRAVAVPKTAGDILEQDTPRHSAVMKLLRNSNRVSEGDDNYCYALHNKEQMGWNRSLYVHPLNERQVLISAICVGGAYQTSGYYAIADKELTKIEQVLPPMVYGGHGGFDEKTATLSGSFKGRGIGDCWTSNTAVWDGKSFVRSEEHTTGSCKGFTGGAWWLPIFDARVER
- a CDS encoding membrane fusogenic activity family protein; amino-acid sequence: MFGKQLFEEVSAKISETIANSPAKDMEKNVKAMLGSAFNRMDLVTREEFDIQQQVLIKTRTKLVELEERLAKLEAAQEPEQTALEAAEAAAEEAVAEIKQQTEADE